The following are encoded together in the Streptomyces sp. NBC_00341 genome:
- a CDS encoding S8 family serine peptidase, which yields MAAAATVLATLAATAPAAAAPPSPAATPSADGLLTSLDGQELQALHHMADLDLGGLHLTDKAALRSSEPVDVIVQLSTPPARTARLLAAAEGRTVSDAEARDAVTKAHQKFRTALEGMFARPDGAKTAKKTPAPKPGRSFTHSFDGVSLRLPGNRVAALLDNDQVTAVWPDTTVKALAQREPAGAAASGAPEQSDDDVTRLHDEGITGKGVKVGIIDTGIDYHHPDIEAAYAGGYDFVDDDSDPMETTYADWKASGAAETSQGSAYYTEHGTHVAGIIAGRGAASTERAAHGVAPGASVYAYRVLGPYGSGRTSDIIAAMDRAAGDGVDVVNMSLGAAVNDPLSPASIAADNLVLDGVTTVIAAGNSGPGTNTLGSPGAAALPLTVGAHDEPMTLPAYTLDAGGTTGQGRLLAQPFGDALDKLASGSYQVADAGTGTAAGYTGKDVTGKAVLVRRGGITLDEKVRRAKSEGAAAVLLVNDNEAEGHIPSYIGESPSYVPAFSLTAADGAALTAAAADGSARLTFTAAGTFRLGDGSLADFSSRGPAYGTGTIKPEITAPGVSVLSSVPSDVVDPETGDYTYAYARLSGTSMASPYIAGAAALMLQHDPRLTPDDIKTALMNTARPLPGRVSVFDAGAGAVAPYSAVHATARLQVRARTPYLGLDGTQSEIGHRTGALDLGTLPLGRAMETEHRMSLINDSRSKESYAVSAEFTRGNGASGDARAARISLRTDDRVTAKPRGTTTVRTTLRVPAGAPAGHYEGFLTLTPVRGGQSHALRVPFGLRVAKSGFEEIDMTKPVMSTNQFSDAGSAGGGAATFDLRMAGQLRSVDVFLADARGKDLGYIGGVSTVGLTEGVLYGPVTVGGWYHPLTGRAATPVDPRGRWAADGHYKLRIVGTDAHGGTDTELRDIYVDSHPPVYEDAYGGWDPSRPVVVQRPSDATSFAVSGTLRDGESDAIHDAGLDIGQQDNQLLYSTYSPNSPTGHVNADARGKVDLQVPISAGPPTTYLKLWPTDAAGNIGDVRVLNLIKEGTPYVVGTAGAPAARAGDRVTYTLTAHDLDHWKTFTSQIRYDDRNVRLVGVEPTAELSAHGPSAISRTDVSDGASSYSTVSFDVSDTAGLTGESMPLLKVTYEVTGEHWTTSAGLNTGTTYAVDTAGAKVPLNIQFYGSVRMLNPESTFGARPAAEALLTEDYGYDTGRDYSLDGFDAALTAPDGTRRTLPVDAGARVSASGLPPAEKPYRFEVRVPGHFAWSEEIDLGLRGYGPVAGTGGSSVAALVAGDVNGDDVIDVRDAAAVYEARGTANRAADIDHDGTVDDRDLHWVVQNYLQHNTMSEHVTDPVKRLRGRTLEDYVNRM from the coding sequence ATGGCTGCGGCGGCAACCGTCCTCGCCACCCTGGCGGCCACCGCACCCGCCGCCGCGGCGCCGCCCTCCCCGGCCGCGACGCCGAGCGCCGACGGCCTCCTCACCTCCCTCGACGGCCAGGAGCTCCAGGCCCTGCACCACATGGCCGACCTGGACCTGGGCGGCCTGCACCTCACCGACAAGGCCGCGCTGCGCAGCTCCGAGCCGGTCGACGTGATCGTCCAGCTGAGCACACCGCCCGCCCGGACCGCCCGGCTGCTGGCAGCGGCCGAAGGCCGCACCGTCAGCGACGCGGAGGCCCGCGACGCGGTGACGAAGGCCCACCAGAAGTTCCGCACCGCTCTGGAGGGCATGTTCGCGCGGCCCGACGGCGCGAAGACGGCGAAGAAGACGCCCGCGCCGAAGCCGGGACGCAGTTTCACCCACAGCTTCGACGGGGTGAGCCTGAGACTGCCGGGCAACCGGGTGGCCGCCCTCCTGGACAACGACCAGGTCACCGCCGTATGGCCGGACACCACGGTGAAGGCGCTCGCACAGCGCGAGCCGGCCGGCGCCGCCGCGTCCGGAGCCCCGGAACAGAGCGACGACGACGTCACCCGGCTGCACGACGAGGGCATCACCGGCAAGGGCGTCAAGGTCGGCATCATCGACACCGGCATCGACTACCACCACCCCGACATCGAGGCCGCCTACGCGGGCGGGTACGACTTCGTCGACGACGACTCCGACCCCATGGAGACGACGTACGCCGACTGGAAGGCGTCCGGCGCGGCCGAGACCAGCCAGGGCTCGGCGTACTACACCGAGCACGGCACCCACGTCGCCGGAATCATCGCGGGGCGCGGCGCCGCGTCCACGGAACGCGCCGCGCACGGTGTCGCCCCCGGCGCGTCCGTGTACGCCTACCGGGTGCTGGGCCCGTACGGCAGCGGCCGCACCAGCGACATCATCGCCGCGATGGACCGGGCCGCCGGCGACGGCGTGGACGTCGTCAACATGTCGCTCGGCGCGGCGGTCAACGACCCGCTCAGCCCGGCGTCCATAGCCGCCGACAACCTCGTTCTCGACGGCGTCACCACGGTGATCGCCGCCGGCAACAGCGGACCGGGCACGAACACCCTCGGCAGCCCGGGAGCCGCCGCGCTGCCGCTGACCGTCGGCGCGCACGACGAGCCGATGACCCTGCCCGCGTACACCCTGGACGCCGGCGGCACCACGGGCCAGGGGCGGCTGCTCGCCCAGCCGTTCGGCGACGCGCTCGACAAGCTGGCCTCCGGCAGCTACCAGGTGGCCGACGCCGGCACCGGGACCGCCGCCGGCTACACCGGCAAGGACGTGACCGGCAAGGCGGTCCTGGTGCGCCGAGGCGGGATCACCCTCGACGAGAAGGTGCGGCGCGCGAAGTCCGAGGGCGCCGCGGCCGTCCTCCTCGTCAACGACAACGAGGCCGAGGGACACATCCCCTCCTACATCGGTGAGAGCCCGTCCTACGTCCCGGCGTTCTCGCTCACCGCCGCCGACGGCGCCGCGCTGACGGCCGCGGCCGCGGACGGCTCCGCCCGGCTCACGTTCACCGCGGCCGGGACGTTCCGCCTCGGCGACGGCTCACTGGCCGACTTCAGCTCACGCGGTCCGGCGTACGGCACCGGCACCATCAAGCCGGAGATCACCGCCCCCGGTGTCAGCGTGCTCTCCTCCGTCCCGTCGGACGTCGTCGACCCGGAGACCGGGGACTACACCTACGCGTACGCCCGGCTGAGCGGCACCTCCATGGCCTCGCCGTACATCGCCGGAGCCGCGGCACTGATGCTCCAGCACGACCCCCGGCTCACGCCCGACGACATCAAGACGGCGCTGATGAACACCGCCCGCCCGCTGCCCGGCAGGGTCAGCGTCTTCGACGCCGGGGCAGGGGCCGTCGCCCCGTACTCAGCGGTGCACGCCACGGCCCGCCTCCAGGTGCGGGCCCGCACCCCGTACCTCGGCCTCGACGGCACGCAGAGCGAGATCGGCCACCGCACCGGCGCCCTCGACCTCGGCACGCTGCCACTGGGCCGGGCCATGGAGACCGAGCACCGGATGAGCCTCATCAACGACAGCCGCTCCAAGGAGAGTTACGCCGTGAGCGCGGAGTTCACCCGGGGCAACGGTGCCTCCGGCGATGCCCGCGCCGCCCGCATCAGCCTGCGCACCGATGACCGGGTCACCGCGAAGCCCCGTGGCACGACGACCGTGCGCACCACCCTGCGGGTGCCCGCCGGTGCTCCGGCCGGCCACTACGAGGGTTTCCTCACCCTCACACCGGTCCGGGGCGGGCAGTCGCACGCGCTGCGAGTGCCGTTCGGGCTGCGCGTGGCCAAGTCGGGCTTCGAGGAGATCGACATGACGAAGCCGGTGATGTCGACCAACCAGTTCTCGGACGCCGGTTCCGCCGGCGGCGGGGCGGCCACCTTCGACCTGCGAATGGCCGGGCAGTTGCGCAGCGTCGACGTGTTCCTCGCCGACGCCCGCGGCAAGGACCTCGGCTACATCGGGGGCGTCAGCACCGTGGGTCTCACCGAGGGCGTCCTGTACGGCCCGGTGACGGTCGGCGGCTGGTACCACCCGCTGACCGGACGGGCCGCCACACCGGTCGACCCGCGCGGCCGGTGGGCAGCGGACGGCCACTACAAGCTGCGGATCGTGGGCACCGACGCCCACGGCGGCACCGACACGGAACTGCGTGACATCTACGTGGACTCCCACCCGCCGGTCTACGAGGACGCCTACGGCGGCTGGGACCCGTCCCGCCCCGTGGTCGTCCAACGCCCGTCCGACGCGACGTCGTTCGCCGTCTCCGGCACCCTGCGTGACGGGGAGAGCGACGCGATCCACGACGCCGGGCTCGACATCGGCCAGCAGGACAACCAGCTCCTTTACTCCACCTACAGCCCCAACTCACCCACCGGGCACGTCAACGCCGACGCGCGGGGCAAGGTGGACCTCCAGGTCCCGATCAGCGCGGGCCCGCCGACCACCTACCTCAAGCTGTGGCCCACCGACGCGGCCGGCAACATCGGGGACGTACGCGTGCTCAACCTCATCAAGGAGGGGACGCCGTACGTCGTCGGCACGGCCGGCGCACCGGCGGCGCGCGCCGGGGACCGCGTCACCTACACCCTCACCGCGCACGACCTCGACCACTGGAAGACCTTCACCTCCCAGATCCGCTACGACGACCGCAACGTGCGGCTCGTCGGTGTCGAGCCGACCGCCGAGCTGTCGGCCCACGGCCCGTCCGCGATCAGCCGGACCGACGTGTCCGACGGGGCGTCGTCGTACAGCACCGTCTCGTTCGACGTCTCCGACACCGCCGGGCTGACCGGCGAATCGATGCCGCTGCTGAAGGTGACGTACGAGGTGACGGGGGAGCACTGGACCACGTCGGCCGGGCTGAACACCGGCACGACGTACGCCGTCGACACGGCGGGCGCCAAGGTGCCGCTGAACATCCAGTTCTACGGCTCGGTCCGGATGCTGAACCCGGAGTCCACCTTCGGCGCACGGCCCGCGGCCGAGGCACTGCTGACCGAGGACTACGGATACGACACCGGCCGCGACTACAGCCTCGACGGCTTCGACGCGGCACTGACCGCACCGGACGGCACCCGGCGAACCCTGCCGGTCGACGCGGGCGCCAGGGTCTCGGCCTCCGGTCTGCCTCCCGCGGAGAAGCCCTACCGGTTCGAGGTCAGGGTCCCCGGCCACTTCGCCTGGTCGGAGGAGATCGACCTGGGCCTGCGCGGATACGGGCCCGTGGCCGGCACCGGGGGCTCCTCGGTGGCCGCCCTGGTCGCCGGTGACGTCAACGGCGACGATGTCATCGACGTCCGCGACGCCGCCGCCGTGTACGAAGCCCGCGGCACCGCGAACCGTGCCGCCGACATCGACCACGACGGCACGGTCGACGACCGGGACCTGCACTGGGTGGTGCAGAACTACCTTCAGCACAACACCATGTCGGAGCACGTCACCGACCCGGTGAAGCGGCTGCGCGGCAGGACCCTGGAGGACTACGTGAACCGGATGTGA
- a CDS encoding S8 family serine peptidase, with protein MSRPITRRRRRFTAVVLAAGLTGSLLGLSALPAQAADVPHPLGTAVPDVPKKVLTDRRDKLGSHDRTLLQKAESRKSGTVTVLLATAEGDTGTLRAEVTGLGGHVVRADDKLGYVRATVPTGKVTALAALKSVRAVDLSETFKIPDPSPVTGQDRKKAQAKGKGTSKGKDKGKGKGNGSPDSGRPAAPGRSTPADNPYLPVAETGATGFTADHRSWDGRGVTVGILDTGVDPSHPALRNTTTGKPKIQDWVTATDPVTDADPTWLEMRLKVTVTDGTFRYGGVDYKAPDGSYEFQLFDEEGTWGSELAGDVNRDGDHSDRFGVLYRKSDHRVWVDADLDRTFGASDIVQPYADSGTWGTFGKDDPDTAVFESMPFTVEYRDDVDLSARGGSSAGTSADFVNIGIVSGAHATHVAGITAGNGLFGGKMNGAAPGARIVSERVCLFASGCTSYALAEGMIDVVVNKGADVVNLSIGGLSALNDGDNVRAVLYNRLIDEYGVQIVSSAGNDGPGMNTVSDPATSDKVIAVGASVSKDTWWADYGSRVKARQSLFPFSARGPREDGGMKPELLAPGAAVSSIPTWLPGESVPDTGYELPAGYGMYNGTSMASPQAAGAVALLLSAAADTRVKVSPAALRTALTSSATHLEDQPAYAQGAGLISVPAAWKLLAKRGRPTSYDVRAPVCGVLAGLLATPKSGAGVYNRCAPGEGGQEVRRAKDYTVELTRTGSGSGRAELSWLGNDGTFRAPRSVSLDRGGKATISIRAQSGTAGAHSALLRVDDPATPGVDRLVPVTVVAAAAPAKPSYAVSAKGSVDRNGTRSVFVAVPEGAAALKVDLSGVAGDSQTRFLAVDPQGKPVEDTAADRCYTHFSDTEECAAGSRTYEQPMPGVWEFETEARRTSPVLENPYRLTATVLGAALDPASSVIDEAAVHTPAEKSFTAVNRFAPVTAHAVGGSLGALSQEHPTVSDQDMTGKQIAVPRDATRLEVSMGNASDKNADLDLYLVAQSGALVASSTNGGSRESLSLDDPAPGYYLLYIAGTDVPSGSTAFDIQDTMFSTSLGSVTVDRRKPVRLDPGESTKVTGRLTADTAPPAGRRLVGRFSLATDAGTTLGSADVLLGKVTSPHADVTASFGPAIAFGLDDTGRVAGSQQVSGIGRPIRWDPSNGVTLLDNGGAHDGHVLGQSATAGYATGQLTPTGGTRAALWDADGTLTTLPLPDWAAYRFARGFAVNDAGTVAGNATGNVTDPKTGRSLEVNEGFLWNAKDGFRKLPHLTESRNLTEPLAINNSGVVVGHSSKDGRRRAVRWAADGTITDLGTLPGMADSYAAGVNTSGTIVGTSGDDAFVIKPGGTMTRLPDFGFSATAMEVNDAGWITGSAETAPDTNTAVVWDPEGRMYDLSAMIASSRWVPTDGIGINNRGEVAFYAMDTENGGSNKVVLAKLPG; from the coding sequence ATGTCCCGCCCCATCACCCGCCGCAGACGGCGGTTCACCGCCGTCGTCCTTGCGGCCGGCCTGACCGGCTCGCTGCTGGGCCTGTCGGCGCTGCCCGCCCAGGCCGCCGATGTGCCGCACCCGCTGGGCACGGCCGTGCCCGACGTGCCGAAGAAGGTACTCACGGACCGGCGCGACAAGCTGGGTTCGCACGACCGTACGCTGCTGCAGAAGGCCGAGAGCAGGAAGAGCGGGACGGTCACCGTCCTGCTGGCCACCGCCGAGGGTGACACCGGGACGCTGCGTGCCGAGGTCACCGGCCTCGGCGGTCACGTCGTCAGGGCGGACGACAAGCTCGGCTACGTCCGCGCCACCGTACCCACCGGGAAGGTCACCGCGCTCGCCGCGCTCAAGTCGGTCCGCGCCGTCGACCTGAGCGAGACGTTCAAGATCCCCGATCCGTCGCCGGTCACCGGCCAGGACAGGAAGAAGGCCCAGGCCAAGGGCAAGGGCACGAGCAAGGGAAAGGACAAGGGCAAGGGCAAGGGCAACGGCTCCCCGGACTCCGGCCGGCCGGCAGCGCCCGGCCGCAGCACCCCGGCGGACAACCCCTATCTGCCCGTCGCAGAGACCGGAGCCACCGGCTTCACCGCGGACCACCGCTCCTGGGACGGCCGGGGCGTCACGGTCGGCATCCTGGACACCGGGGTCGATCCGTCCCATCCGGCACTGCGCAACACCACGACCGGAAAGCCGAAGATCCAGGACTGGGTGACGGCGACCGACCCGGTCACCGACGCCGATCCGACGTGGCTGGAGATGCGTCTCAAGGTGACCGTCACCGACGGCACCTTCCGGTACGGCGGCGTGGACTACAAGGCCCCCGACGGTTCCTACGAGTTCCAGCTCTTCGACGAGGAGGGCACCTGGGGCAGCGAGCTCGCCGGTGACGTGAACCGGGACGGCGACCACAGCGACCGGTTCGGTGTCCTGTACCGGAAGTCGGACCACCGGGTCTGGGTCGATGCCGATCTGGACCGGACGTTCGGTGCCTCCGATATCGTCCAGCCGTACGCCGACAGCGGCACCTGGGGCACCTTCGGCAAGGACGACCCGGACACGGCGGTCTTCGAGTCCATGCCGTTCACCGTCGAGTACCGCGATGACGTGGACCTCTCCGCGCGTGGCGGCAGCAGCGCCGGCACGAGCGCCGACTTCGTGAACATCGGCATCGTCTCCGGTGCGCACGCCACCCATGTCGCCGGCATCACCGCGGGCAACGGGCTGTTCGGCGGGAAGATGAACGGCGCCGCGCCGGGCGCGCGGATCGTCTCCGAGCGGGTCTGCCTGTTCGCCTCCGGCTGCACCTCCTACGCCCTTGCCGAGGGCATGATCGATGTCGTCGTGAACAAGGGCGCGGACGTCGTCAACCTGTCGATCGGCGGGCTGTCCGCGCTCAACGACGGCGACAACGTCCGCGCGGTCCTGTACAACCGCCTCATCGACGAGTACGGCGTGCAGATCGTGTCGTCGGCCGGCAACGACGGACCGGGCATGAACACCGTCTCCGACCCGGCGACCTCCGACAAGGTGATCGCGGTGGGCGCCTCCGTCAGCAAGGACACCTGGTGGGCCGATTACGGCTCCCGGGTGAAGGCCCGTCAGTCGCTGTTCCCGTTCTCCGCGCGCGGACCGCGCGAGGACGGCGGGATGAAGCCGGAGCTCCTGGCCCCCGGCGCCGCCGTGTCGTCCATACCGACGTGGCTGCCCGGCGAGAGCGTCCCCGACACCGGCTACGAACTGCCCGCCGGCTACGGCATGTACAACGGTACGTCGATGGCGTCGCCGCAGGCCGCCGGAGCCGTCGCGCTGCTGCTGTCGGCGGCGGCCGACACCCGGGTGAAGGTGTCACCGGCCGCGCTGCGCACCGCGCTGACCAGTTCCGCGACGCACCTGGAGGACCAGCCCGCCTACGCCCAGGGAGCCGGCCTGATCTCCGTCCCTGCGGCGTGGAAGCTGCTGGCGAAGAGGGGCCGGCCGACCTCGTACGACGTCAGGGCTCCGGTGTGCGGCGTACTCGCCGGGCTGCTGGCGACCCCGAAGTCCGGGGCCGGGGTGTACAACCGCTGTGCTCCGGGCGAGGGCGGGCAGGAGGTCCGCCGGGCGAAGGACTACACGGTGGAACTGACCCGCACCGGATCCGGCAGCGGCCGGGCCGAGCTGTCGTGGCTCGGCAACGACGGAACGTTCCGCGCGCCGCGCTCGGTGAGTCTGGACCGGGGCGGAAAGGCCACGATCAGCATCCGGGCGCAGTCCGGGACGGCGGGTGCGCACTCCGCGCTGCTGCGCGTCGACGATCCGGCCACCCCCGGCGTCGACCGGCTGGTGCCGGTCACCGTCGTGGCCGCCGCCGCGCCCGCGAAGCCGTCGTACGCCGTGTCCGCTAAGGGCTCGGTGGACCGTAACGGCACCCGGTCGGTCTTCGTCGCGGTACCCGAGGGCGCGGCGGCGCTGAAGGTGGACCTGTCCGGCGTCGCCGGTGACAGCCAGACCCGCTTCCTGGCGGTCGACCCGCAGGGCAAGCCGGTGGAGGACACCGCCGCCGACCGCTGCTACACACATTTCTCGGACACCGAGGAGTGTGCTGCCGGCTCGCGTACCTACGAGCAGCCGATGCCCGGCGTCTGGGAGTTCGAGACGGAGGCCCGGCGCACGTCACCCGTCCTGGAGAACCCCTACCGGCTGACCGCCACCGTGCTGGGGGCCGCGCTGGACCCGGCGTCCTCCGTGATCGACGAGGCGGCGGTCCACACGCCCGCCGAGAAGTCGTTCACTGCCGTCAACCGGTTCGCCCCGGTGACCGCTCACGCGGTGGGCGGCTCCCTGGGCGCCCTGTCGCAGGAGCACCCGACCGTCAGCGACCAGGACATGACGGGCAAGCAGATCGCGGTGCCGAGGGACGCGACGCGGCTCGAGGTGTCGATGGGCAACGCCTCCGACAAGAACGCCGATCTGGATCTGTACCTGGTGGCCCAGTCGGGGGCGCTGGTCGCCTCCTCCACCAACGGCGGTTCGCGCGAGTCGCTCTCCCTGGACGACCCCGCCCCCGGCTACTACCTGCTGTACATCGCCGGTACGGACGTGCCGTCCGGCAGCACCGCGTTCGACATCCAGGACACGATGTTCTCGACGTCGCTCGGCTCGGTGACCGTGGACCGGAGGAAGCCGGTGCGCCTGGACCCGGGTGAGTCGACGAAGGTGACGGGCCGTCTGACGGCGGACACGGCGCCTCCGGCGGGCCGCCGCCTGGTGGGCCGGTTCTCGCTGGCCACGGACGCGGGCACCACGCTGGGCAGCGCCGACGTACTGCTCGGCAAGGTCACCAGCCCGCACGCGGACGTCACCGCGTCGTTCGGCCCGGCGATCGCCTTCGGCCTGGACGACACCGGGCGGGTCGCCGGCTCCCAGCAGGTCTCCGGCATCGGCCGGCCGATCCGCTGGGACCCGTCGAACGGCGTCACCCTGCTCGACAACGGGGGCGCCCACGACGGCCACGTCCTCGGCCAGAGCGCGACCGCGGGGTACGCCACCGGGCAGCTGACGCCGACCGGGGGCACCCGGGCGGCCCTGTGGGACGCGGACGGCACCCTCACCACGCTGCCACTGCCCGACTGGGCCGCCTACCGCTTCGCCCGGGGGTTCGCCGTCAACGACGCGGGAACCGTCGCGGGCAATGCCACCGGCAACGTCACCGACCCGAAGACCGGGCGCAGCCTGGAGGTGAACGAGGGCTTCCTCTGGAACGCGAAGGACGGTTTCCGCAAGCTGCCGCACCTCACGGAGAGCCGGAACCTGACGGAGCCCCTCGCCATCAACAACTCCGGTGTGGTCGTGGGCCATTCGTCCAAGGACGGCAGGCGTCGCGCCGTGCGGTGGGCCGCCGACGGAACGATCACCGATCTGGGCACGCTGCCCGGCATGGCCGACAGCTACGCCGCGGGCGTCAACACCTCGGGAACGATCGTCGGCACCAGCGGTGACGACGCGTTCGTGATCAAGCCGGGCGGCACCATGACCCGGCTGCCCGACTTCGGGTTCAGCGCCACAGCGATGGAGGTGAACGACGCGGGCTGGATCACGGGCAGCGCGGAGACGGCGCCCGATACGAACACGGCGGTCGTCTGGGACCCGGAGGGCCGCATGTACGACCTGAGCGCGATGATCGCGTCCTCGCGCTGGGTGCCGACCGACGGCATCGGCATCAACAACCGGGGCGAGGTGGCGTTCTACGCCATGGACACGGAGAACGGAGGCTCGAACAAGGTCGTCCTGGCGAAGCTGCCCGGCTGA